The DNA region TGATACTAATATACGAATGTATTCTGATGAGCTACTTATACAAGCCTTGAATATAAAAACACTTACCGACAAGGGTTACAAAATATCCTTTTTAGCTAAAAAAAAATACTCAGATTTAAGAAAATTATTAGACGAAACCACAATAACTAATGATATAAACAAAGCATCTGATTATTTTGTAAATAATTTTATTGAATCTGCACTAAATTATGATGTTGGACAATTTGAAAAGACCTACAAAAAAGGTGTCGAAAAATTTGGGCTTATTAAATTTTATCAAAATGTCATTTTATTAACATTTTCAAAAATTGGGTTATTTTGGTTAACAAACCAAATCAATCCAGGTCAAGAGCATTTTTTATCTGAACTAATGAAACAAAAAATCTTATCCGCTATTGACCAAAAAACACAAGAAATTTCAAAAAATAAAAATTGGCTATTATTCTTACCACCAAATGAACATCATGAAATTGGATTAATATTTTCAAAACTTTTATTAATTCAAAACGGATATGAAGTCATCTATCTTGGCTCTAATGTACCCTTAGAATCATTAAATCATATTTCGAATAAAAAAACTATTGATAATATTTTATTCTTTTCTGTTTCAAATTTTTCAAAAAAAAATATCGTAAATACCATTGAATATATAAACACTGAATTTAAAAAAGTCAAAAAATATTTAGTTTGCAATCAAAATATAGATTTAAAAATTATGAAAAAAACTAAAACATCGTTTATTTCAAGCATCAATGAATTCTTAACAATAATTAAAAAATAAAATCGATTAAAATGTTTGGACTATTTAAAAGAAAAACAGAAAAAGAAAAACTGGAAGATTTATATCGCAAAAAAAAAGAGCTTGCTTTTAAAGCCTCCAAAATAAATAGACAAGAAAGTGATAGATTAGAAAAAGAAGCTAATGATATTCTCACAAAATTAGAAAAGCTTGAAGATTAATGCAATTAATAAAGTTTTTAACAAATTTCTTTTACTTCTCCAGCTATCATTAATTTATAACACAATTAAAATATATCAAACATATAGATATAAGTCAACTTATTTTTGAAATTGTTTTTTCTAAAATCTTGAAAGCAGTTTCTGCCATTTTATTTCCTTTATTATCTAAGGTTGGATTTACTTCAGTAATTTCAAAACAACATATCTTTTCATTCATAAAAAGATATGTTAATATTTTTTTTACTTCTGAAATTGTAAAACCATTGGACACAGGAGTTCCCGTTCCTTCCGATATAGAAGAATCTAAACAATCTACATCAAATGATATATATAATAGTTCACAACCTTTCAATGTTTCAAGTGATTCAAAAACACATTTTTGAATTCCTCTCCTTCTAATTTCTTCGATTGAATAGTTTCTCAAATTTAAGCGACTCATCATTTCATCTTCTTGCTTTTCTGTGTCTCGAACACCGAAAAAAATCAAATTTTCAGGAAGTATTTTTTTTTCTTTTCCAGTTAAAATTTTCCACTTTTTAAGTATATCGTCATCAACAATATTAATCTTTGATTGTGAATTATCATCATTTAATGAGATAGACAATGGCATTCCATGCATATTTCCGGAAGGTGTTGTTAAAGGAGAATGTAAGTCGGCATGTGCATCAATCCATATAACACCAAGTTTTTTATTTGGATAAGAAGCTTTTATACCAGCAATAGTTCCACCAGCTGAGGAATGATCTCCAGAAATTACAACTGGAAAATTATTATTGACAAAAACAGATTTTATCTTACTAGCAAGTCTTGAATAAATTTTTATTATTCCATCGATGTTTTTTGCAAAAGAATTTGTATCATAATGAAGTAAATAATGATTTTCATTTTCAATTTCCTCTACAGGGTATTTATTGAAAAAATCACTTTTTAATTTTAAAGATGCAGTTATGATAGCAGAAAATGCCAAACTTGAACCTCTCGTTCCGGCTCCTAATTCAGACATAACACTAATTATTTTTATATTTTTCATGAAAATTGAGTATTTAATGTAGCTAAAATAATAAATCAAACCACAATTTAATCAATGAGTTTAATATCTATAGACAAATGCTAGAAAATCCTATGATGGCTTCATGTTACATATATATGATGATGGCTCAGTGGATAAAAAATATCTAGTAAAATAGGATTTAACAGAATAAAAAAGTTCAATCCATTTCTTCGTACCCAGGGCGGGACTTGAACCCGCACGGACATTACTGCCCACGGGATTTTAAGTCCCGCGTGTCTACCAATTCCACCACCTGGGCAAGAAAAAATGAGCGAGTGAAGGGATTTGAACCCTCGACCCTCACCTTGGCAAGGTGATGCTCTACCCCTGAGCTACACTCGCTAATTCGCGAAGGCAAATATAATGACTTTTTTTTAATAGAATGAGAAATTTTATGACCAAATCATTTAACTATGCCAATTTTTCTTTTAATTTCATGTAACTTCATTAAGGCTTCAACAGGTGTCAAATTATCAATGTCAATATTTGAAAGCTCCATTTTGATTTCATCAATTATGGGATCATCTAGTTGAATAAAACTTAATTGATACTGATCTTTTTTTGTACTAATATGTGAAGAAGTTCTTGATGACTCCAAAGAAATTAAGATTTCTTTTGCTCTTTGCAATAAGCTTTTAGGCATTCCTGCCATTCGTGCCACATGGATTCCGAAGCTATGTTCTACTCCACCACTTTTCAATTTTCTTAAAAACACTATTTCATTATCAATTTCTTTAACTGATACGTTAAAGTTTTTTATTCTGCTAAATTGTTCCGACATTTTATTTAACTCATGATAATGTGTAGCAAATAAAGTTTTTGAACGAAAACTAGATTGATGCAAGTATTCAGCTATGGCCCAAGCAATTGAAACGCCATCAAAAGTGCTTGTGCCACGTCCAATTTCATCAAGCAAAATCAAACTTCTATTAGATAAATTATTTAAAATACTTGCTGTTTCATTCATCTCCACCATAAATGTAGACTCTCCCTGTGAAATATTATCTGATGCACCTACTCTAGTGAAAATCTTATCAACCAATCCTATTTGAGCATATTCTGCTGGAACAAAACAACCTATTTGCGCCATTAACACAATTAGTGCAGTTTGTCTCAAAATAGCTGATTTTCCAGACATATTAGGCCCCGTAATCATAATAATTTGTTGTTTTTTATCATCTAAAAAGATATCATTAGGAATATATTCTTGTGCACTTTCAAAAACAGATTCAATAACAGGGTGTCGACCATTTTTAATTTCAATCCTAAAACTATCATCTACTAATGGCTTAGAATAATTATTATTACTGGAAACAACACTAAAACAAGATAAACAATCAATCTGAGCAATTAAAAAAGCATTTTTTTGAATTTGTGAAATTGAAGAACTGATTGAGTTTACCAAATCATAATACAAATCTGATTCTAATTCTTGTATTTTAGATTTAGCATTTATAATTTTGAATTCTAAATCTTTCAGCTCTTCTGTAATATACCTTTCCGCGCTCACTAAAGTTTGCTTTCTAATCCAGTTATCTGGAACCTTATCTTTGTGAGTATTTCTAACTTCTAAGTAGTATCCAAAAACATTATTATATGCAATTTTGAGCGATGATATGCCTGTATTATCAATCTCTCTATTTTTAATTTGATCTAAAACCTTTTCAGATGATAAAGCGAGTTTTCGATATGAGTCTAGTTCTTCCGAAACACCTGAACTCATAACACCTCCTTTAACCAGTTGCACAGGTGCATTTGCATCTAACTGATCGTCTATTCTTTCAATTATATCATGAGAAGGGTTATAAATAGAAAACAAGTCCTTGAGAGGAGAGAAATTTTTATTTTTTAATAATAATTCATTTAAAGCATTACAGTAGATAAGAGACTCTTTAAATTTATTTAATTCTCTTGGCGAGATTCGCAAAGTAGATATTTTAGACAACATTCTCTCTAAATCTCCAATTTCAGATAACAACCTAATAGATTCCTCAAGTATTTTATTATTTCTACTAAAAAAATCAACGAAATTTAAACGATTATTAATTTTAAGCATATCCTTAAGAGGAAATAACACCCAATGTCTAATCATTCTAGCACCCATAGGTGTACAAGTCTTATCTATTACATTAATTAAATTTGTACCTTGATTGTCTGAAGAAGGTAATAACTCTAAATTTTTAATTGTAAAATTATCCAACCAAACAAAAGAATTTTTATCAAGTCTTTTCAAATTAATAATATGATTTAATTTACTTTGCTTATTTTGATTTAAGTAATAAAGAATACTACCAGCTGCAATCACACCCTCGTTATGATTATCAATACCAAATCCTTTTAATGAATTAATTTTAAAGTGACTAACAATTTGATCAAATGCAAATTGCTTATCAAAAATCCAATCATCAACTGGGTAAAAATAAAATTCTCCCGGAATTTTATCATTTATCATATTTCTTTCAGACTTAGAATACAGTATTTCACTAGGCGAAAAATTATTAATCAATTTCTTCATATGATTATAGTCTCCCTCAGCTATTAAAAATTCACCTGTAGAAATATCTAAAAATGATACTCCCATTTTATCTCCGAAAACAACAGATGCTAAAAAATTATTTTTGGTTGTATCTAAAACTTCGTCGTTCAAAGACACTCCTGGGGTAATTAATTCGGTAACACCACGTTTAACAATTTTTTTTGTTTTTTTCGGGTCCTCTAACTGTTCACATATTGCAACGCGTTGACCTGCCTTTACAAGTTTAGGAAGATATGTATTTAGAGAGTGATGAGGGAAGCCAGCTAATTCTACATTAGAGCTACCATTTGCTCTTTTTGTTAATATTATATTTAGAATCTTTGCAGATTTAATTGCATCTTCACCAAAAGTCTCATAAAAGTCACCTACTCTAAATAGTAATAATGAATCTGGATACTTTTTTTTTATTGACAAGTATTGCAGCATTAATGGTGTTTCCTTTTTAACCTTATTCTTACTCAAAATATTTAAAAATTAATTTTTAATTTTATAATTATATAATTAATATATGTCAAAAAAACTTAATATAGAAATTGTACTTGTATTAGATAATATAAGGAGCATGCATAATATAGGTTCAATATTTAGATCCTCAGACGCTTTTGGTGTGAAATCAATCTTTTTATGCGGAATTTGTGCCACTCCGCCAAATAAAGAAATTCGCAAGACTGCTCTAGGTTCAACAAAAACTGTAACATGGCAATACTTCTCATCTACAAAAATTGCAATTCAACAATTGGTAAATAAAGGATATCATATAATAGCTATTGAACAAACTCAATCAAGCTCACCTTTAAATAATACTACAATCCAAAAAGACAAGATTGCCTTAATTCTAGGAAATGAAGTAAAAGGAATTTCTCCAGAAATTTTAAAAGAGGTAAACCAACATATTGAAATTACACAACATGGAGAAAAAACATCCATGAATGTCTCTGTTGTGGCTGGCATTATACTTTGGGCTTTAAAAAACAAATAGGCCCTGATTCTTTTGAAAAAGGGCCTACTATTAAATTAATAATTAGGATAATACTTATTCAATAATAAACTCTACCCGCCTGTTTAAGAAACGTGTACCATCAACATTGGAACGTAAACCATCTCTAAGGTTCAATTTCTTTTGTTCATTTGCTAGTAAATTATTTTCACCTTGAGAATCTGCTATCAACCTATTTAAGTCAATAGAAAAGGTATTAATAAGAATTTCAATTACAGCATTTGCTCTCTTTAATCCTAGTTTATAATTAGCATCACTAGCCCCTACAGAATCAGCAAAACCAATTACTCTTAATTTATATGAGGGATTTGCTTTTAAAACACTAGCTACAGTAGCTAATCTTTGATAATTACCATAATCTAACTTTGAGGATGACACATCAAAGTATACTGTCGGTAAAAATGCGCCTTTTCCAACAATTTGTACACCTTTAAAATTTACTGTGCATCCCTCAGGAGAGTTTGGCTCTTGGTCTTGACTATTTGGCACACCGTCTTTATCGTTATCTAATTCTAAACCATTTACATCTACTGAAACACCTGGCGCTGTAAAGGGGTCAATATCCTTATAATCCGCAACTCCGTCAGAATCTACATCTAATGACTTACCACTACCATCAACAGAGACTCCACTAGGTGTGTCATTTTCTTTATCAAATTTATCTGCTACTCCATCACCATCAGTGTCGATACTTAAACTAGACATCTTTTCTTCAACTTCATTTAATTTGCTGGACATAACATCGATAGGATTTGCCCATTCTGAGTGTTTCGAATCTTCTCTCCCAAAGCCATACGAAAGTCCAATTTTAACCGAGCTAAATCCGTTTACATTTTCTGAAACATTATCTAGACCATTCCCAGATAAAGGATTAATAATAGAAAAATTGAATAATCCATTAATTGCATTCGAAAAAGGATATTTAAATCCGATCGCACGATTTACAATAAAACTTTCGCCAGAAAACAATCCTTGTGAATAATCATTAGAATTTTGATCACCACTAAAACCCAATAGGCCTAAACCTCCCTCTACATATAGAGCTAATTCATCAAATTGAATAATATGATATGCTAAATTAGCATAAACACCCATAAAATTGACATCAAATGCATCCATACTTTTACCACCTTCTAATGAACCCAACATCATTTTTGTAGATAATGAAACCTGACTACTAATATGTTTAGAAATATTTAAACCTAAAACAGGATTAAAACCTTCACTATTAACATCACCCATTTCAGAAGCTAAACCGAATGAAGCACCAATATTTAAATCATTAAATTGTGACTGTCCGTAACTTAAAGAAGCACATAGTATTAAAACAGTCAAGAAATTTTTAATTTTTAACATAATATTTTAATTTGTTTTTTTGTACAATACAAATGTATGGCATATAAAAATACTTTCATACTATATACTAAATTTAATTTAGCACTTTTTAAACAATGATATGTTACTATTATCATCCGAATTTAATAATATATCTTCGACTGTTTCTTTTCTAAATGGACATTTAATATTTGGACTTAATTCACAAAGTGGAACTAAAACAAATTTTCTATTATAGAGTTTAGGATGAGGTATTATTAAATTAATATCGCTCAAAATAATATTATCATAAAAAATTATATCTAAATCAATAATTCGTGCGCTATAATTTGATAAGTTACTTTTTTTTCTACCCATTTTTGATTCAATTAACTTTATTTTTTTTAACAACAAATGAGGGGTTAGAGATGTCTGAATTTGCAGTATAATATTAATATAATCTCTCTTATCAATATAACCCCATGGTGAGGTTTCATAGTAAGATGAAGATTTAATAATTTTTGAAAAATGTGATAAATGCATAATAGAATTATCAATATTCAAAACTCGATTACCAATATTACTACCTATTGATATATAACAATTATGCTTCATAAAATTATTATTACATTTACAAATGTAAATTTAAATTTGATTTTATGTCTAAAACATTTTTGCAAAACATACTATCCTCAGCATTAGGATTTATTACTGGATTTGCTATACTTATATCTGCAATTTTTATACTTTTAATTTTCTCAACACTCATATCTACTATCTTTAATTCTGACAATAAATTAGAGCCTAATAGCATCTTGAAAATTCAGTTTGATACGCCGATTTATGACAAACCCAACAATAATCCTTTTAAAAATTTCAATCCGATAAATACTCTGGGACCCAACAAAAGTATCCATTTGTATAAATTATTAAACGCAATTGATATTGCTGCCAATGATAAAAATATTAAAGGAATTGTATTGGATATGGATAATTACATTTCACCAGGCTCTGCTTCATCAAAAGAAATAAGAGATGCATTAGAAGAATTTAAACAAACTGATAAGTTTATTTATGCTTACTCTACAATATATAGTCAAAGTGCTTATTATATTGCTTCAGTATCTGATTCGGTATTTATGTATCCTAAAGGAATGGTTACTTTACGAGGACTAAGTTCAACAACCCCTTTCTTTAAAAACACACTTGAAGAAATCGGCATAAAACCAGAGGTAATTCGACATGGAAAGTTTAAAGCTGCAGTAGAACCATTTATGGAGGATAAAATGAGTCCCGAAAATAGATTACAAACTAAAACATTATTAGAAGATGTTTGGTCTACAATGACTTTCGATATTTCGGAAAACAGAAATCTAACCAAGGCTGTATTAAATGACATTGCAGACAGTATGACTATGACCATGCCAGCAAAAGCCAACGTTGAATTAGGTTTAATTGATAGTCTGATTTATCCAGATCATTTCAAACAATTTATTGCAAATAAAATCAACGAGAATACTGAAGATTTAGAATTTTTATCTATTGATCGATTAAAAAACAAAAAAAATAAATCAAAAAATAAAATAGCTATTATTTATGCAGAAGGTGGTATTGATGGTGACACTGAAAATATCCATGTGGGTTATACAAAAACAATAAAGAAAGCTTTTGAAGATGATGAAGTTAAAGCAATTGTATTAAGAGTTAACTCACCAGGTGGATCTGCATTAATATCAGACGAGATACTTAGTCAGATTAAATTATCTAAAAAGGATAAACCCCTAGTTGTGTCGATGGGTAATGTTGCTGCTTCAGGAGGTTATTATATATCATGTGCTGCTGATAAAATATTAGCATCACCTACTACAATTACTGGTTCTATTGGAGTATTTGGCTTGTTTTTTACTGCAGAGGAGTTGCTTACAAAAAAAATCAAATTGAGTTATGACAATGTAAAAACTAATTCATTTGCCAATCTGGGTGAGATTCATAGAAGTTTATCTAAAAAAGAAAAAGACCTTATTCAAAGATCGGTTAAAAACACATATCAAGACTTTATTCAACATGTTTCGGATGGGAGAAATATGTCAACTTTAGAAGTTGATAAGATTGGGCAAGGAAGGGTATGGACAGGTCTTAGTAGCATAAGAAATGGACTAGTTGATTCACTTGGAGGATTGAAGGACGCTATAAATATTGCCAGTCAACTTGCTAATCTAAATGATTTTAAAACAATTGAGTTGCCAAGAAATCAAAATGGACTAGAATCGTTTTTAGAAAATATTGAAACCTTTTATGTCTTTCATTTTAGTGATATAAAAAAAGAAGAATTATATTTAAATGAGTTACGAAATAAATACTTAAAAATGCAAGGTATTCAAGCATTATTAATAACAGAATATAATTTAGAATAGATGATGAATAAAAGTGCAAATAAAGTCTATTTAATATTCATTAGTTTATTTATTACATCTCTAGTTGTTTCTAATCTAATTTTTCAAAAATTCTTTCACTTATCAATTCTAGGTCTTAATTTTGAACTATCAGTGGGTATTATATTCTATCCTGTTACATTTTTGGTAACTGATGTGGTTTCAGAAATTTTTGGAAAACAAAAGGCTAATCAAATGGTTGTTACTGGCATTTTTGCAAGTATTTTTTGTTTATCGATTATATTGATAGCAAATTCCCTCCCTGCTACTGATTGGTCTCCAGTAAATAATCAAATATTTAATTTGGTTTTTGGAAATACTATATTAGCTGTAGGTGCTTCAATGTTCGCATATTTGTGTGCTCAACTGATTGACATAAGGATATATCATTTTTGGAAAAAAATTACGAAAGGAAGACACTTGTGGCTTCGAAACAACTTCTCTACAATACTGTCTCAATTACTTGATACATTTTTAATTTTATTTTTATTGTGTAGTGGTGGAGCAATTGAATGGACAAAATTTGATACCCTTTTTATTCAAGGATTTTTGTTTAAAATCTTTATTGCTATAATTGATACACCTATTATATATCTTTGTGTTTTTATTTTACGGAAAAAATTCAATCTAAAAATAGACGAATCATTAGAATAGAAAATTTATAATAAAACCCTGATGAGAACGAACATTGAATACTCTATTGTTATCTAATAGGATATACTGCCCTTTTATACCTTCTATGACTCCTTCTATAAGTGCCGTCTTTTGCAATGAAAGAGATTTAATTTTTTGTGGATAGACATTCACAGGGTAGTGTATACTAGTTACAGTATTATCTTTTGAAAGATACTTTTTCATTTCTGAAGAAATTAATGATGTACAACGAAATTTCTCATCTAGCATGTTTAATAAATCAGGAACACCTGATAACATTTTACGCCAATTTGTTTTATCGGCAATACTCTTTTTCAACTCAACCTCAATCAAACCTGAAAGTCTTCTATTTGGAACTTCCGCAAGTAAAATTGCTTGACTAGCTCCTTGATCAATCCATCGAGTTAACTTTTGTCCCTTTCTGGTAATCCCAACCTTTAAACCACTTGAATTAGATAAATAAACATAGTGAGGAGCAATCTGAAATTTTTTTTCCCACTCAAGGTCTCTTTCTTCAATTCCTAAATCAGCTTTACATAACTCAGGTTTAAAAATACTTTGTGAAGCTAATGGAGAACTCCAAAAACATTTATAACAAAAATTTTGTCTATAAAACTTTGGCATTATTTTACCACAACTACAAACAACCTTGCCAGACCAGTTTATTTTAACACTACTTCCAATCAGTTCATTTAATGCTACCTGCTCATTATTAATAATAAAATTATATTGAATTGGATCTGCATAAGTTACTTGCATTTTTGCAATTTCCCCTCTATACATAAAAATAAAATTGATATTTATATATTCGCAATAGTTAAACGTATTTAATAATGAATATAATTAATAATATAATAGCAACAACAATCAAAAAGAGAATTAAATCAATTGATCAACATATTCAAAACCCAATCGAGAGTCAAAATAATATATTAAAATTCAACATAAAATATGCAAAAAATACAAAGTTTGGCAAAGATCATTGCTTTAAAAAAATACTCAACTATAGTGATTACAGAAATTTAATTCCAATAAAATCTTATGAGGACATACTTCATTATATTAAATTAACTCAAACAAATAAAAAAAATATTTTATGGCCAGGAAATATACGATGGTTTGCTAAATCCTCTGGTACAACTCAAAACAGGAGTAAGTATATTCCGGTTACTAATCAATCGCTTTATAACAATCATTATAAAGCAGGAAAGGATATGCTGGCACTTTATTTAGAAAAAA from Flavobacteriales bacterium TMED191 includes:
- a CDS encoding MerR family transcriptional regulator; translated protein: MYNIDQFSKITSINKLVLRTWENRYGLFKASRTDTNIRMYSDELLIQALNIKTLTDKGYKISFLAKKKYSDLRKLLDETTITNDINKASDYFVNNFIESALNYDVGQFEKTYKKGVEKFGLIKFYQNVILLTFSKIGLFWLTNQINPGQEHFLSELMKQKILSAIDQKTQEISKNKNWLLFLPPNEHHEIGLIFSKLLLIQNGYEVIYLGSNVPLESLNHISNKKTIDNILFFSVSNFSKKNIVNTIEYINTEFKKVKKYLVCNQNIDLKIMKKTKTSFISSINEFLTIIKK
- a CDS encoding Lacal_2735 family protein; this translates as MFGLFKRKTEKEKLEDLYRKKKELAFKASKINRQESDRLEKEANDILTKLEKLED
- the rocF gene encoding arginase — translated: MKNIKIISVMSELGAGTRGSSLAFSAIITASLKLKSDFFNKYPVEEIENENHYLLHYDTNSFAKNIDGIIKIYSRLASKIKSVFVNNNFPVVISGDHSSAGGTIAGIKASYPNKKLGVIWIDAHADLHSPLTTPSGNMHGMPLSISLNDDNSQSKINIVDDDILKKWKILTGKEKKILPENLIFFGVRDTEKQEDEMMSRLNLRNYSIEEIRRRGIQKCVFESLETLKGCELLYISFDVDCLDSSISEGTGTPVSNGFTISEVKKILTYLFMNEKICCFEITEVNPTLDNKGNKMAETAFKILEKTISKIS
- the mutS gene encoding DNA mismatch repair protein MutS; the encoded protein is MLQYLSIKKKYPDSLLLFRVGDFYETFGEDAIKSAKILNIILTKRANGSSNVELAGFPHHSLNTYLPKLVKAGQRVAICEQLEDPKKTKKIVKRGVTELITPGVSLNDEVLDTTKNNFLASVVFGDKMGVSFLDISTGEFLIAEGDYNHMKKLINNFSPSEILYSKSERNMINDKIPGEFYFYPVDDWIFDKQFAFDQIVSHFKINSLKGFGIDNHNEGVIAAGSILYYLNQNKQSKLNHIINLKRLDKNSFVWLDNFTIKNLELLPSSDNQGTNLINVIDKTCTPMGARMIRHWVLFPLKDMLKINNRLNFVDFFSRNNKILEESIRLLSEIGDLERMLSKISTLRISPRELNKFKESLIYCNALNELLLKNKNFSPLKDLFSIYNPSHDIIERIDDQLDANAPVQLVKGGVMSSGVSEELDSYRKLALSSEKVLDQIKNREIDNTGISSLKIAYNNVFGYYLEVRNTHKDKVPDNWIRKQTLVSAERYITEELKDLEFKIINAKSKIQELESDLYYDLVNSISSSISQIQKNAFLIAQIDCLSCFSVVSSNNNYSKPLVDDSFRIEIKNGRHPVIESVFESAQEYIPNDIFLDDKKQQIIMITGPNMSGKSAILRQTALIVLMAQIGCFVPAEYAQIGLVDKIFTRVGASDNISQGESTFMVEMNETASILNNLSNRSLILLDEIGRGTSTFDGVSIAWAIAEYLHQSSFRSKTLFATHYHELNKMSEQFSRIKNFNVSVKEIDNEIVFLRKLKSGGVEHSFGIHVARMAGMPKSLLQRAKEILISLESSRTSSHISTKKDQYQLSFIQLDDPIIDEIKMELSNIDIDNLTPVEALMKLHEIKRKIGIVK
- a CDS encoding TrmH family RNA methyltransferase, giving the protein MSKKLNIEIVLVLDNIRSMHNIGSIFRSSDAFGVKSIFLCGICATPPNKEIRKTALGSTKTVTWQYFSSTKIAIQQLVNKGYHIIAIEQTQSSSPLNNTTIQKDKIALILGNEVKGISPEILKEVNQHIEITQHGEKTSMNVSVVAGIILWALKNK
- a CDS encoding OmpA family protein; the encoded protein is MLKIKNFLTVLILCASLSYGQSQFNDLNIGASFGLASEMGDVNSEGFNPVLGLNISKHISSQVSLSTKMMLGSLEGGKSMDAFDVNFMGVYANLAYHIIQFDELALYVEGGLGLLGFSGDQNSNDYSQGLFSGESFIVNRAIGFKYPFSNAINGLFNFSIINPLSGNGLDNVSENVNGFSSVKIGLSYGFGREDSKHSEWANPIDVMSSKLNEVEEKMSSLSIDTDGDGVADKFDKENDTPSGVSVDGSGKSLDVDSDGVADYKDIDPFTAPGVSVDVNGLELDNDKDGVPNSQDQEPNSPEGCTVNFKGVQIVGKGAFLPTVYFDVSSSKLDYGNYQRLATVASVLKANPSYKLRVIGFADSVGASDANYKLGLKRANAVIEILINTFSIDLNRLIADSQGENNLLANEQKKLNLRDGLRSNVDGTRFLNRRVEFIIE
- the folK gene encoding 2-amino-4-hydroxy-6-hydroxymethyldihydropteridine diphosphokinase, whose protein sequence is MKHNCYISIGSNIGNRVLNIDNSIMHLSHFSKIIKSSSYYETSPWGYIDKRDYINIILQIQTSLTPHLLLKKIKLIESKMGRKKSNLSNYSARIIDLDIIFYDNIILSDINLIIPHPKLYNRKFVLVPLCELSPNIKCPFRKETVEDILLNSDDNSNISLFKKC
- the sppA gene encoding signal peptide peptidase SppA, whose translation is MSKTFLQNILSSALGFITGFAILISAIFILLIFSTLISTIFNSDNKLEPNSILKIQFDTPIYDKPNNNPFKNFNPINTLGPNKSIHLYKLLNAIDIAANDKNIKGIVLDMDNYISPGSASSKEIRDALEEFKQTDKFIYAYSTIYSQSAYYIASVSDSVFMYPKGMVTLRGLSSTTPFFKNTLEEIGIKPEVIRHGKFKAAVEPFMEDKMSPENRLQTKTLLEDVWSTMTFDISENRNLTKAVLNDIADSMTMTMPAKANVELGLIDSLIYPDHFKQFIANKINENTEDLEFLSIDRLKNKKNKSKNKIAIIYAEGGIDGDTENIHVGYTKTIKKAFEDDEVKAIVLRVNSPGGSALISDEILSQIKLSKKDKPLVVSMGNVAASGGYYISCAADKILASPTTITGSIGVFGLFFTAEELLTKKIKLSYDNVKTNSFANLGEIHRSLSKKEKDLIQRSVKNTYQDFIQHVSDGRNMSTLEVDKIGQGRVWTGLSSIRNGLVDSLGGLKDAINIASQLANLNDFKTIELPRNQNGLESFLENIETFYVFHFSDIKKEELYLNELRNKYLKMQGIQALLITEYNLE
- a CDS encoding VUT family protein, giving the protein MNKSANKVYLIFISLFITSLVVSNLIFQKFFHLSILGLNFELSVGIIFYPVTFLVTDVVSEIFGKQKANQMVVTGIFASIFCLSIILIANSLPATDWSPVNNQIFNLVFGNTILAVGASMFAYLCAQLIDIRIYHFWKKITKGRHLWLRNNFSTILSQLLDTFLILFLLCSGGAIEWTKFDTLFIQGFLFKIFIAIIDTPIIYLCVFILRKKFNLKIDESLE
- a CDS encoding DUF2797 domain-containing protein is translated as MYRGEIAKMQVTYADPIQYNFIINNEQVALNELIGSSVKINWSGKVVCSCGKIMPKFYRQNFCYKCFWSSPLASQSIFKPELCKADLGIEERDLEWEKKFQIAPHYVYLSNSSGLKVGITRKGQKLTRWIDQGASQAILLAEVPNRRLSGLIEVELKKSIADKTNWRKMLSGVPDLLNMLDEKFRCTSLISSEMKKYLSKDNTVTSIHYPVNVYPQKIKSLSLQKTALIEGVIEGIKGQYILLDNNRVFNVRSHQGFIINFLF